A stretch of Henckelia pumila isolate YLH828 chromosome 4, ASM3356847v2, whole genome shotgun sequence DNA encodes these proteins:
- the LOC140866642 gene encoding dirigent protein 22-like — protein sequence MEKMASILILCSIIVYLHTVAVVHAGHNGTKGPEEMKTWYKTYPHMKQKVTELRFYLHDIVSGPNATNIPIAMANYTTRSPTYFGLIAAIDDLLTSGPSPASEIVGRAQGLFVSAALEKLGFHMTYNFVFTNGKYKGSTLSLIGHNPFQDQYRELPVVGGSGVFRLARGSAMLDTVKYNGTSGDAIVEYNVVVLHYA from the coding sequence ATGGAGAAGATGGCCTCTATTCTAATTCTTTGTTCGATTATTGTATATCTACACACAGTAGCAGTGGTTCATGCAGGGCATAATGGTACAAAGGGCCCCGAAGAAATGAAAACCTGGTACAAAACATACCCTCACATGAAGCAAAAGGTGACGGAGCTTCGTTTCTACCTTCACGACATCGTTAGCGGCCCGAATGCGACGAATATTCCGATTGCTATGGCCAATTACACGACACGTTCGCCTACGTATTTCGGCCTGATTGCAGCCATCGACGATCTGTTAACTTCGGGCCCGAGCCCGGCTTCGGAGATAGTCGGCCGGGCTCAGGGCCTTTTCGTGTCTGCGGCGTTGGAGAAGCTTGGCTTCCATATGACGTATAATTTTGTGTTTACGAATGGAAAATATAAAGGTAGCACGTTGAGTTTGATCGGCCACAAtccgttccaggatcagtatcgTGAGCTGCCAGTCGTCGGTGGCTCCGGCGTTTTCCGGCTAGCGCGCGGCTCCGCGATGCTGGATACGGTGAAGTATAATGGTACATCGGGTGATGCCATTGTAGAGTATAATGTGGTTGTTTTGCATTATGCATAA